The following are encoded in a window of Leptolyngbya sp. CCY15150 genomic DNA:
- a CDS encoding lysophospholipid acyltransferase family protein, whose translation MTSLDFYPPTLRPWLVRLIQWNAGWIARWLYWIDLEVAPEHLQHLINLKGDRILLLPNHPTFHDPVVMFILSAKVKQPFYYMAAYETFDNPSTMFLISAGFKPLHRLAQSGYVTKGLRWLLQQLGMYSIRRGLADRPSIAQTLALLTEPACHLVIFPEGGCSFQNDTVMPFRSGGIHMAFQALNKYAKTQETIPNLYVVPVSIKYHYTDETQPIIERSLQGLETHFGIIYEPDTQPDDYGRLRAIAERVLSTIEADYGLTPPDSLHQDWNDRIHVLKHRVIEACEQQLSMTSAPGDFIRERVYKIQHRLRTQANAVDQQLDWSYSLVEKTMIRLLNFDAIYDGYVGTHPTPERFLDTLIRLEREVFNIDQPPPKGHRIAQVSIGEPYNLKDRLDEYQQERSATVDHVVAKVHAAVVQDLEVMSKVCQPDS comes from the coding sequence ATGACCTCCCTCGACTTCTATCCGCCAACGCTACGTCCATGGCTGGTACGCCTGATTCAGTGGAATGCTGGGTGGATAGCCCGCTGGCTTTACTGGATTGATCTGGAGGTTGCGCCGGAACATCTGCAGCATTTGATCAACCTCAAGGGCGATCGCATCCTCTTATTACCCAATCATCCCACCTTTCATGATCCTGTGGTGATGTTTATACTGTCGGCTAAGGTAAAGCAGCCGTTCTACTACATGGCCGCCTATGAGACCTTCGATAATCCCAGCACCATGTTTCTGATATCGGCAGGCTTCAAGCCCTTGCACCGATTGGCACAGTCAGGCTACGTGACTAAGGGACTACGGTGGCTGCTTCAGCAGTTGGGGATGTACTCCATTCGCCGTGGCTTAGCCGATCGCCCCAGTATTGCCCAAACCTTAGCGCTGTTGACCGAGCCAGCCTGCCACTTGGTGATCTTTCCTGAAGGCGGCTGTTCCTTCCAAAACGATACGGTGATGCCCTTTCGATCCGGGGGCATTCATATGGCGTTCCAAGCGTTGAATAAGTACGCCAAGACCCAGGAAACCATTCCTAATCTCTATGTGGTGCCTGTGAGCATCAAATATCACTACACCGACGAGACCCAACCGATTATTGAGCGATCGCTCCAGGGACTAGAAACTCACTTTGGCATCATTTATGAACCAGATACCCAACCTGATGACTATGGGCGTCTGAGAGCGATCGCTGAACGGGTCTTAAGCACCATTGAAGCTGACTATGGACTAACTCCACCAGACTCCCTGCATCAAGACTGGAACGATCGCATTCATGTCTTGAAACACCGGGTAATTGAAGCCTGTGAGCAGCAGCTATCGATGACCTCAGCGCCCGGAGACTTCATCCGCGAACGGGTCTACAAAATTCAGCACCGGTTGCGCACCCAAGCCAATGCCGTCGATCAGCAATTGGACTGGAGCTACAGTTTAGTAGAAAAGACCATGATTCGCCTGCTCAATTTTGATGCTATCTATGATGGCTATGTTGGTACCCATCCAACCCCTGAGCGCTTTCTCGACACCTTGATCCGCCTAGAGCGCGAAGTGTTTAATATCGATCAACCCCCGCCCAAGGGGCACCGGATCGCCCAAGTGTCTATTGGAGAACCCTACAACTTAAAAGATAGGTTGGACGAGTATCAACAGGAGCGATCGGCAACGGTGGATCATGTCGTAGCCAAGGTTCACGCCGCCGTAGTTCAGGATCTAGAGGTGATGTCCAAGGTATGTCAACCAGACTCCTGA
- a CDS encoding gluconokinase, giving the protein MGVSGSGKTTIGQRVADALNWEFLDADDVHPAANIDKMRRGQPLDDSDRAPWLATLADILSERVTQQRPTILACSALKQSYRDRIQQGCHHVSIIYLKGSYDVIYHRMQQRSQHFMEVDLLASQFAILEEPEDALVVALDQPLDAIVQAIHTHIVNLALVSMDGQTD; this is encoded by the coding sequence ATGGGCGTATCAGGCTCAGGCAAGACGACCATTGGCCAGCGCGTAGCCGATGCTTTGAACTGGGAGTTTCTCGACGCCGATGATGTTCATCCAGCCGCCAATATTGACAAAATGCGGCGAGGGCAACCCTTAGACGACAGCGATCGCGCCCCATGGCTTGCAACCCTTGCCGATATCCTATCTGAACGGGTCACCCAACAGCGCCCGACTATTTTAGCCTGTTCTGCCCTCAAGCAATCCTATCGCGATCGCATCCAGCAAGGTTGTCATCACGTATCTATTATTTATCTCAAAGGCAGCTACGATGTGATTTACCATCGGATGCAACAGCGTAGCCAGCATTTTATGGAGGTAGATTTGCTTGCTAGCCAGTTTGCCATTCTAGAAGAACCCGAAGACGCGTTGGTGGTTGCCTTGGATCAACCCCTCGATGCTATAGTTCAAGCTATTCACACCCATATCGTCAATCTCGCCCTTGTGTCCATGGACGGACAGACGGACTAG
- a CDS encoding late competence development ComFB family protein — protein MGTYKNVMELLTEEAVECQLKQLPSRVSAYMKVDELVAYALNQLPSLYATTEKGLKYQLRRGRSHYGQQINQAVQRAIAAVQRDPIRSQTPLSDVEQTPQKVLQQMRTLFQDDSLNWDTVPSLVERALRQDNHQPASAKAELYTTSHRQQAWNDLDQPPRRPPSVANHRPWRHPFADRLPDSAASQPLESLEAQTSSTINLDVVPQPVTRSPEDFTDWSHPLSQL, from the coding sequence ATGGGAACTTACAAAAATGTTATGGAACTGCTCACCGAGGAAGCTGTTGAATGCCAGTTAAAACAACTGCCATCTCGGGTGTCAGCCTATATGAAAGTTGATGAACTGGTCGCCTACGCTCTCAACCAACTGCCCTCCCTCTACGCAACGACCGAGAAGGGGCTGAAGTATCAATTGCGCAGAGGGCGTAGCCACTATGGCCAGCAGATTAATCAGGCCGTACAACGGGCGATCGCTGCCGTGCAGCGCGACCCGATTCGTAGCCAGACTCCCCTTTCGGATGTCGAACAGACGCCCCAAAAGGTGCTGCAACAGATGCGCACCCTGTTTCAGGATGACTCCTTGAACTGGGATACCGTACCCAGCTTAGTTGAGCGGGCCCTGCGCCAAGATAACCATCAGCCTGCCTCTGCCAAAGCAGAACTATACACAACATCTCACCGTCAGCAGGCTTGGAACGACCTGGATCAACCGCCTCGCCGCCCGCCTAGCGTAGCGAACCATCGTCCCTGGCGACATCCCTTTGCCGATCGCTTGCCCGATAGTGCAGCCAGCCAACCGCTAGAATCCCTAGAGGCTCAAACCAGCTCCACCATTAATCTCGACGTGGTACCCCAACCTGTGACGCGATCGCCTGAAGATTTTACCGACTGGAGCCATCCGTTATCTCAACTTTAG
- the sbcD gene encoding exonuclease subunit SbcD: MIKVLHLSDIHLGSGFSHGRINPATGLNTRLEDFVSTLSRCIDRAIAEPVDLVLFGGDAFPDATPPPFVQEAFARQFRRLVDADIPTVLLVGNHDQHAQGQGGASLCIYRTLGVPGFVVGDRLETHPITTRHGDVQVITLPWLTPSTLLTRPQTEGLSLAEVNHLLIDRLRVALEGEIRQLDPSIPTILLAHLMTDTACYGAERFLAAGKGFTVPMPLLTRPCFDYVALGHVHRHQVLCKDPPVVYPGSIERVDFSEEAEDKGYVLVDLERGHAEVQFCPLPVRPFHTLRVNLCDAAMPQAKLLEAIARAPIQDAVVRLMYQLHADQIDALDAAALHTALEAAHTYTIHPELISQLARPRLPELRSDRSLDPLDVLETYIASRDDLRDLGSDMMAAALALLNDDDPAWTEVEPSLDQPSPNHQDEPSTAQLRLL, encoded by the coding sequence ATGATCAAAGTACTGCACCTATCGGATATCCATCTAGGCAGCGGCTTCTCCCATGGACGCATTAACCCAGCAACGGGTCTGAATACCCGCCTAGAAGATTTTGTGAGTACGTTATCTCGCTGCATCGACCGGGCGATCGCTGAACCGGTCGATCTGGTGCTGTTTGGTGGCGATGCGTTTCCCGATGCCACGCCGCCGCCCTTTGTGCAAGAAGCCTTTGCTCGGCAGTTTCGTCGCTTGGTAGATGCGGATATTCCTACGGTGCTGCTGGTGGGCAACCATGACCAACATGCCCAAGGGCAGGGCGGAGCCAGCCTTTGCATTTACCGTACCTTGGGCGTACCGGGCTTTGTAGTGGGCGATCGCCTCGAAACCCACCCGATCACGACCCGCCACGGCGATGTGCAGGTGATTACCCTGCCGTGGTTGACGCCCTCGACCTTGTTGACCCGTCCACAAACCGAGGGACTGTCGTTGGCCGAGGTGAATCATCTGCTGATCGATCGCCTGCGGGTGGCCCTAGAAGGCGAAATCCGGCAGCTTGATCCCAGCATTCCCACCATTCTCCTCGCCCATCTGATGACCGATACGGCCTGCTATGGAGCGGAACGCTTTCTAGCGGCTGGCAAAGGGTTTACGGTACCCATGCCCCTACTGACCCGCCCTTGTTTTGACTACGTGGCCCTAGGGCATGTGCATCGCCATCAAGTACTGTGCAAGGATCCGCCGGTGGTCTATCCCGGCAGCATTGAGCGGGTAGACTTTAGCGAAGAAGCGGAGGATAAGGGCTATGTATTGGTTGACCTAGAGCGCGGCCACGCAGAGGTGCAGTTTTGTCCGCTGCCGGTGCGTCCGTTCCACACCCTGCGGGTTAATCTTTGTGATGCGGCCATGCCCCAAGCTAAGCTGCTGGAAGCGATCGCCCGTGCTCCCATTCAGGATGCCGTCGTGCGGCTCATGTATCAGCTTCATGCCGACCAAATCGATGCGCTTGATGCTGCGGCGCTGCATACGGCGCTGGAGGCCGCCCATACCTACACCATTCATCCCGAGTTAATCAGCCAGCTTGCCCGCCCACGCCTACCAGAACTGCGCAGCGATCGCAGCCTGGATCCCCTAGATGTATTGGAAACCTATATTGCTAGCCGAGATGATTTGCGCGATCTGGGTAGCGATATGATGGCGGCGGCGCTGGCGTTGCTCAACGATGATGACCCCGCTTGGACGGAGGTGGAGCCGAGTCTCGATCAACCCTCCCCAAACCATCAAGACGAACCCAGCACCGCACAATTACGGTTACTGTAA